In Cynocephalus volans isolate mCynVol1 chromosome 13, mCynVol1.pri, whole genome shotgun sequence, a genomic segment contains:
- the SKOR2 gene encoding SKI family transcriptional corepressor 2, producing the protein MASSPLPGPNDILLASPSGAFQPDALSQPRPSHTNLKPNQVGQVILYGIPIVSLVIDGQERLCLAQISNTLLKNFSYNEIHNRRVALGITCVQCTPVQLEILRRAGAMPISSRRCGMITKREAERLCKSFLGENRPPKLPDNFAFDVSHECAWGCRGSFIPARYNSSRAKCIKCSYCNMYFSPNKFIFHSHRTPDAKYTQPDAANFNSWRRHLKLTDKSPQDELVFAWEDVKAMFNGGSRKRALPQPGAHPACHPLSSVKAAAVAAAAAVAGGGGLLGPHLLGGPPPPPPPPPLAELAGAPHAHHKRPRFDDDDDSLQEAAVVAAASLSAAAASLSVAAASGGAGTAGGGAGGGCVTGVGVGAGVGAGAATGAKGPRSYPVIPVPSKGSFGGVLQKFPGCGGLFPHPYTFPAAAAAFGLCHKKEDAGAAAEALGGAGAGGAGAAPKAGLSGLFWPAGRKDAFYPPFCMFWPPRTPGGLPVPTYLQPPPQPPSTLGCALGDSPALLRQAFLDLAEPGGAGGSAESAPPPGQPPPVAANGPGSVPPPPAGGAGARDALFESPPGGSGGDCSAGSTPPADPGAASGTGAAGAGVGPAGARVPAPHHPHLLEGRKAGGGSYHHSSAFRPVGGKDDAESLAKLHGASAGAPHSAQAHHHHHHHHPHHHHHHHPAQPPSPLLLLPQQPDESGPERHHPAPPPPPPPPPLAPQPHHRGLLSPGGTSCSYPSEDSSEDEDDEEEEQEVDVEGHKPPEGEEEEEEGRDPDDEEEEDEETGVLLGDPLVGGGRFLQGRGLTEKGNSRDRAPAAAGAFSLALNSSRLLQEDGKLGDPGGSDLPPPPLPPPPLPLAPQKASCGGSSSPGSPVHHSSLEEQPSYKDNQKTKENNQVIVSTKDDNNFSDKNKEHSFFITDSDASGGDFWRERSGEHTQEANSPHSLKKDVENMGKEELQKVLFEQIDLRRRLEQEFQVLKGNTSFPVFNNFQDQMKRELAYREEMVQQLQIIPYAASLIRKEKLGAHLSKS; encoded by the exons ATGGCTTCCAGCCCACTGCCAGGACCCAACGACATCCTGCTGGCGTCGCCGTCGGGCGCCTTCCAGCCCGACGCGCTGAGCCAGCCGCGTCCAAGCCACACCAACCTCAAACCCAACCAGGTGGGACAGGTGATCCTCTACGGCATTCCCATCGTTTCGTTGGTGATCGACGGGCAGGAGCGCCTGTGTCTGGCGCAGATCTCCAACACTCTCCTCAAGAACTTCAGCTACAACGAGATCCACAACCGCCGCGTGGCGCTGGGCATCACGTGCGTGCAGTGCACGCCGGTGCAGCTGGAGATCCTGCGGCGCGCCGGGGCCATGCCCATCTCATCGCGCCGCTGCGGCATGATCACCAAAAGGGAGGCCGAGCGTCTATGCAAGTCGTTCCTGGGCGAAAACAGGCCACCCAAGCTGCCCGACAACTTCGCCTTCGACGTATCTCACGAGTGCGCCTGGGGCTGCCGAGGCAGCTTCATCCCCGCGCGCTACAACAGCTCGCGCGCCAAATGCATCAAATGCAGCTACTGCAACATGTACTTCTCGCCTAACAAGTTCATTTTCCACTCCCACCGCACGCCTGACGCCAAGTACACGCAGCCAGATGCAGCCAACTTCAACTCGTGGCGTCGTCATCTCAAGCTCACGGACAAGAGCCCCCAGGACGAGCTAGTCTTCGCCTGGGAGGATGTCAAAGCCATGTTCAACGGCGGTAGCCGCAAGCGCGCGCTGCCCCAGCCGGGCGCGCACCCCGCCTGCCACCCGCTCAGCTCGGTCAAGGCAGCCGCTGTGGCAGCCGCGGCCGCTGTGGCCGGGGGCGGGGGATTGCTAGGCCCGCACCTGCTGGGCgggcccccgcccccgccgccgccaccACCCCTGGCCGAGCTGGCGGGCGCACCGCACGCGCACCATAAGCGGCCGCGCTTCGATGACGACGACGACTCGCTACAGGAGGCGGCCGTGGTGGCCGCCGCCAGCCTCTCGGCCGCCGCCGCTAGCCTCTCGGTGGCCGCGGCCTCTGGCGGCGCGGGGACTGCAGGGGGCGGCGCCGGGGGTGGCTGTGTGACTGGCGTGGGCGTTGGAGCCGGCGTTGGGGCGGGCGCGGCTACTGGCGCCAAAGGCCCACGCAGCTACCCCGTCATCCCGGTGCCCAGCAAGGGCTCATTCGGGGGCGTGCTGCAGAAGTTCCCGGGCTGCGGGGGGCTCTTCCCGCATCCTTACACCTTCCCGGCCGCAGCCGCCGCCTTTGGCTTGTGCCACAAGAAGGAGGACGCGGGCGCCGCGGCCGAGGCCCTGGGGGGCGCGGGCGCTGGCGGAGCCGGCGCGGCGCCCAAGGCAGGCTTGTCTGGCCTCTTCTGGCCCGCGGGCCGCAAGGACGCCTTCTACCCACCCTTCTGCATGTTCTGGCCTCCGCGGACCCCGGGCGGGCTTCCGGTGCCCACCTATCTACAGCCCCCGCCGCAGCCGCCCTCGACGCTAGGCTGCGCGCTGGGTGACAGCCCGGCCCTGCTGCGCCAGGCGTTTCTGGACCTGGCCGAGCCCGGCGGTGCCGGTGGGAGCGCTGAGAGCGCACCGCCGCCGGGTCAGCCCCCTCCAGTTGCGGCCAACGGCCCAGGCTCTGTCCCGCCGCCTCCTGCGGGGGGCGCCGGCGCTCGCGACGCTCTCTTCGAGTCGCCCCCGGGCGGCAGCGGCGGGGACTGCAGCGCGGGCTCcacgccgccggccgacccgggCGCGGCGTCCGGGACAGGGGCCGCGGGCGCTGGAGTGGGCCCCGCGGGAGCCCGGGTTCCCGCTCCCCACCACCCGCATCTCCTGGAGGGGCGCAAGGCAGGCGGTGGCAGCTACCACCATTCGAGCGCCTTCCGGCCGGTGGGCGGCAAGGACGACGCGGAGAGCCTGGCCAAGCTGCACGGGGCGTCGGCGGGCGCGCCGCACTCGGCCCAAGcgcaccaccaccatcaccatcaccacccgcaccaccaccaccaccatcaccccgCACAGCCGCCGTCGCCGCTACTACTGCTGCCCCAGCAGCCCGACGAGTCGGGGCCCGAGCGCCACCATccggccccgccgccgccgccgccgccgccgccgctggcCCCGCAGCCGCACCACCGAGGCCTTCTGTCCCCCGGGGGCACCAGCTGCAGCTACCCCAGCGAGGACAGCTCCGAGGACGAGGATGACgaggaagaagagcaggaggTGGACGTGGAGGGCCACAAGCCTCCTGAGggcgaggaagaggaggaggaaggtcgAGACCCTGACgacgaggaggaggaagacgAGGAGACGGGGGTCCTCCTCGGGGACCCCTTGGTCGGGGGCGGCCGGTTCCTCCAGGGCCGAGGGCTGACGGAGAAGGGGAACAGCCGGGACCGCGCGCCGGCCGCCGCGGGCGCTTTCTCGCTTGCCCTGAACTCCTCCAGGCTGCTCCAGGAGGACGGGAAACTGGGTGACCCCGGCGGCTCGGACCTGCCCCCGCCCCCGCTCCCGCCCCCgcccctgcccctggccccccagaAAGCGAGCTGCGGGGGTAGCAGCAGCCCGGGCAGCCCGGTCCACCATTCATCACTGGAGGAGCAGCCCTCCTACAAAGAT AATCagaaaactaaggaaaataaCCAAGTTATTGTCTCTACAAAGGATGACAACAACTTTtcag ATAAGAACAAGGAGCATAGCTTTTTCATCACAGACTCTGATGCTTCTGGAGGAGATTTTTGGAGAGAAAGATCAG gTGAACACACTCAAGAAGCCAATTCACCTCATTCGCTCAAAAAGGATGTGGAAAATATGGGGAAAG